Genomic DNA from Chaetodon trifascialis isolate fChaTrf1 chromosome 19, fChaTrf1.hap1, whole genome shotgun sequence:
AaccctttgttgttttttctgtgtttaggGACACAGGCCAAATCCCCAAGTAGTCCTTCTCCTCCAACTCCCAAACCCAGAAGCACCTACTCTGTAAGTCCTGAAAGATAACAGCAACAACacggaggtcagaggtcaacacTGAGGGTTGTTAGTGTAGTTTGGTTTAGTTTATGTTAATAAACCAACACACACCCAGTCTATATAattatatacaaatatatatgtgtgtgtgtgtgtgtgtgtgtgtgtgtgtgtgtgtgtgtgtgtgtgtgtgtacacagaagCAGAAGCCTCAGAGGGTGAAGGCCATCTACAACTGTTCAGCTGATAATCCAGATGAGCTGACGTTCTCCGAGGGGGAGGTGATCAtagtggagggggaggaggacagcGAGTGGTGGGTGAGTGACAGCTACACCTCCAGAACAGGAAATACAACATCACATCCCTCTGACTTTAACAAAGACATCGTTTTGGTTGTACTCAGCtgttctctctcgctctctctctcttcaggtcGGACACATTGAAGGAGAGCCGACGAGGCGAGGAGTGTTTCCCGTCACCTTCGTCCACTTCATCACAGAGTGACTTCAGGTGTGAACAGAGATCATTCACACCTGCATactgttcacttcctgttctccaCCAGCACGGCTCAGTCTGAGTGGAGACGCTAAGGACAAAGACTCCAAGTGATCCTCCAGGAAGCTGGAGCCCGACCTGAGACCCGAGTCAGACCGCAACACCAAATCAACTGAAACAAAGCACTGAAGCTCCTTTTTGTTTCACCTGAAAGCTTCATTCagtcttctgtctgtcagatgTTGAAAATTGAACCCACCTGTAACTCTACCTGTTTTGTCCATGCCTTgttgaaacacacagaagtttattttaaattctcaaATGTGTCAGGCTGAATTTGAGGGGAATTGTTTAAAGTGATCCAGCAGAGtctcatattattattatgtatcttgaaattgaatatttttctgAATGGAAACATCATCTCTGTACACAAAGCAGGtccacaaacatgttttttgcaCTGTGATGTGGAAGAACTTGACTGGTCTGCACAGAGAGCTGATTTCAACCCCTTCcagcacctttgggatgaactggaaccCCGACTGTGAGACCtgatcagcagcatcagtggtCGACCTCGCTGATGCTCTGGTGTCTGAATGCAAGCGAGTCCTTGCAGCAGGTTCAACATCTGGAGGAAAGACTGAAACCTGAAGAGTGGAAGCTGTGGGAGCAGCACATTCATGAACATGATCACAACTGTTACATATAgtgctgtccacatactttgggCCATATCATGTATATGATCTTCTAAGACAGAGTCAGGGAAGTGCTCATTGACATCACTTTGACTCAAAAGGGATTTTGACTGGaaacacagatggaaacatgattaaaaagggattatttgaacattttggcTGAAGGGAAACTGTATTACTGTCCATGAGGGGAGCGATAGATATGAACGTCCACAATTTTACTGCTCTCTTATTTTCTCTTAATGCACAGTGCCATTAAAAGCCGCTGAAATTGCTCCTTTATCACAAtggaaatgtgtatttttaatgagaCATCTGGTTTAACAGACAATGATGCACTCACTTTTGTCtctttccatctgtctttcATGTTCCTGTAATCTCCCCATGTCTGTCATCTTTTTCATTCTTACCTTCTCTGTTTATATGTTCcttcccttttttcctccaggGCTGCAAATTCAGATGTCTAATTTTCTAATagtttaaataataattatgtTCAACCAATagtcaaaaacccaaagatattccgTTTACTGTcatgtgaaacagagaaaatcctcacattagAGAAGCTCCAGCCAGAGACTTGTTAGAGTGTTTGCTTCATAAATCACAATTGACAATTGATCTTCATCAAAATTGTTGCTGTCTTTAAAATTATGTTTGTGTCGATCAATTAATCAGTTCATCTATGGATTTCAGCTATTCTCTTCCCCTTCCAATAGTACTTAgaataataatcatcattattGATTTCACACACCATGTTTCAGAATAAAGTTACAAGGAGTTTTACAGGGGTATATCAAGATTTACCCTACAGTTAAATAAAATCagataaaagtacaaaaaaaataaaatcatagaAAAGTGAAAAACGCAAGTAAAAGAGGTACAACATACcagatgtggaaaaataaaactttcataaagagttttgtttttgttgtgtctgtttttttctgtttgacaaaaaattaaaatacacacactttttccCAAAAGTGAACTTTTCCGATTTTGTTGATTTAATCATATTGATCCGAAGATCCGTTTGTGCTGAAAAATTACGCGGACATTTGGATAGTAGAAGTCACTTTAACACAGATTTATTTATGTAGTGATGAGATGTATCAAAATCAATTATGACAAAGTGCTTAacgaaaaacaaacacaaacaataaaataaaactaataaaaaacaaaaacaattacaaaatcGCAGGTCAGGAAATATAAACATACTTCTAAAGCTGGAACCAAAGTTATAGCCTGCTGTACTACACGGACAGAGAGTTTAGACGGAACCGGAAGTGACGCGTTAGCCAAACTTTGCAAACGCGCGTAGCAGCTAAAGTAGTGATGAATAAATTTGAACTAACAACAGACTTGTTAGTTTTATCAAAGTGAACATGGCCGCTAAACGTAAATCTGACGTGACGGTTCCTGCGGAGGAAAGTGACCAACTGCTCATCCGCCCGCTGTGAGTTTAAATAcaccttttctcttcttttaccAGCTAGCCTCGATGTTTGCTGCTCTCAGACCAAGCTCCATTCATAAATAGTCTTTTTTTAGTACATGTTTTGTAGACGAACTAAGGCAAAAACATTATTAAGATTTGCCTTTTGAGAGTTTTGACTGATCCTTAAAGGCTACTCTTCATTTCCGCATAGACCAAATATATTAACTTCATGGATTAGTGAAATTTAGTAACTCATATACGCCATGTTTTGCTTTGCCTTGCtaatctgcaaagtaatttAAGAATGTCTTTTAAACAGAGTTCGGTTTACGTTTTTTGCGGTTTTTCTCGGGCAGAAATCTGGGctcatcctgtttgttttgatgagtTGGATGGATGAGTTTAGTCAGTTCATGTTATTTGGAGAAGAGTTTTAGCTTCAAGACTAAAACTTCAAACATCTGGATGTTAGTTAGACATGAAAGTGATGGTGtcgctgtgtgtttgcgtacagaggagcaggacaggagGTGGGACGATCATGCATCATCCTGGAGTTCAAGGGGCGAAAGATTATGGTATGGTTTGTCACATCAGTTCAAAATCTGTCCGTCTGCAGAGTCACCTCAGGtggtaaaaatgtaaaaatgtgtgtgtgttgtggtttaGTTGGACTGTGGGATCCATCCTGGTCTGGAGGGAATGGACGCTCTACCGTACATCGACCTGATCGATCCGGCGGAAATCGACCTTCTGCTCATCAGCCAGTGAGTTCAGAAAATTGAATCTATCATCACAGCAACCAGAGAGCAAACGCTCAGGTTTCCCCTCTAGCCAGCTGGGTTGCTCCTCGGTGCCTGACGTTTTGTCCTCCGCTCTCCCTCAGCTTCCACCTGGATCACTGTGGTGCTCTGCCCTGGTTCCTGCAGAAGACCAGTTTTAAAGGACGCACCTTCATGACTCACGCCACCAAGGCCATCTACCGCTGGCTGCTGTCCGACTACGTCAAAGTCAGGTAAGATATATAGACTAGAGTGATAAGAGTTTACGATTATTGAGATTATTTACTGTGTCTGTGGGTTGATAACTCTCACTTCAGCACAGGGTGACCTACCAGGCCTGTGTTTGGTCTattatgttctgtgttttcctgtgcagATGATGTGTAGtaaagctgctgtgatgctgtatCATATACGTGTATGAACTGTAGTATTTCAGTGTGTATGACATGTAGTAATGCAGatctgttgtgtttgctgcagtaACATCTCAGCAGACGACATGTTGTACACTGAGACAGACCTGGAGGAGAGCATGGAGAAGATCGAGACCATCAACTTCCACGAGGTGAAGGAAGTGGCTGGCATCAAGTTCTGGTGCTACCACGCCGGTCACGTCCTCGGAGCTGCCATGTTCATGATCGAGATCGCTGGAGTAAAGGTCTGCACCTCGTCTCCACCCTGTTCGTCTtacacctctgtctctctggagTTCTCCTCAGCTAGTTCCTCAGCTAGACCTGCTGTTCTGGTTTTCTTCCTACTCCcttatatttcattttacacCTTCAGAGTATTTCACGCTGCTGTCAGAGACAGTTGACATTTAGTCAAAtttctggtttgtgtgtgtgtatgtgtgtgtctgtgtgtgtagttgttgtACACAGGGGACTTCTCTCGTCAGGAGGACAGACATCTGATGGCAGCAGAGATCCCCAGCGTCAAACCAGACATCCTCATCACTGTGAGTGCGGCTGCTGAGAGTCACTTAAATGTAAACTTTATTGAGACACCATGATGGAACTGACGggacatgtctgtctgtgtgtctgtcaggaaTCCACCTACGGGACTCACATCCACGAGAAGcgtgaggagagggaggctcGTTTCTGTAACACCGTCCACGACATCGTGAACAGGGAGGGCCGCTGCCTGATCCCCGTCTTCGCTCTGGGTCGAGcccaggagctgctgctcatcCTGGGTGAGATGACCTGACGCTGTGGGCCTTTCTCAGTCTGCGCTCTGGTCTGGTGTACTGTCCCAAGTCAAAGCCCAAGACAAGACTGTCTCCTGAAGTGTTTAAGCTCCACAGTGTCTAAATGAGCTGTTTCAGTCAGCCGGGTGAGAGCTTTCAGTCAGAGTCTGTGGTCGTCCTGGAGAGAGTGGTCTGATCCCAGCTGTCCTTTGATTGGCTCAGATGTCTCTGTAGGGTTTTAAACTACTTGTTGGTAGAAGATAAACATTGCTCTCAAAGTCAAATTCAAACTACATTAGTGATTTGGATGTGCTGCTCATCATCAAGCTACTTCCTGTTCAGCTAATTGCGTTTACTCAAGTACtaaagtacaattttgaggtacttgtgcTTGAGTATTTTCCTTTATggtactttatacttctactccatctcagagggaaatgtactttttactacATGTATTTAACAGCTGTAATTACTttgattttacatacaaaacatctGATCCATTGTTACTGAccctcacaggtgttttcacttaaaTTGCGGATTAGACCAATCAGGTTGGAGTTGCAAGTAGCTTGGTTTGTACTTGCATACAGTAGTCGAGTGACTTTGTGCCCCTGACtgagtgtcctctgtgtgtgtttgtgtaaataaGATGAGTACTGGCAGAACCACCCGGAGCTCCACGACATCCCCATCTACTACGCCTCGTCTCTGGCCAGGAAGTGCATGGCCGTCTACCAGACCTACATCAACGCCATGAACGACAAGATCCGCAAGGCCATCAGCATCAACAACCCCTTCGTCTTCAAGCACATCAGCAACCTCAAGGTCAGTGAGCGTGCTCCATAGGCCGTCCTGTCACTCGGAAGTCAGTATTATGTGCGTTGTTTTTCACTTCGCCGTGCCTTTCAGAGCATGGACCACTTTGACGACATCGGCCCCAGCGTGGTGATGGCGTCTCCCGGTATGATGCAGAGCGGTCTGTCCAGAGAGCTGTTTGAGAGCTGGTGCACCGACAAGAGGAACGGCGTCATCATCGCCGGATACTGTGTGGAGGGGACGCTCGCCAAGGTGGGTTCAGGAAAGGTTCAGACCTCTCAAACACTCCGGTAGGTGGCGAATGAAGCGACAGGTGTAACCAGACGTGTTTGTGTGGCAGCACATCATGACGGAGCCTGATGAGATCACCACCATGTCCGGTCAGAAGCTCGCCCTGAAGATGTCTGTGGACTACATCTCCTTCTCTGCCCACACTGACTACCAGCAGACCAGCGAGTTCATCAGAGCGCTCAAACCTCCTCACGTGGTAATCACATGACCCAGACACACTCTCTGATGGACAGACTCTGTAATGGAGACACAGCTTCTAAACTAATTTGACATTTCCTTTTACCTTTTTCTTGACATGAacactgatgtttgtttttgtgtctccagATTCTGGTCCACGGCGAGCAGAACGAGATGGCCCGCCTGAAAGCAGCTCTGATCCGCGAGTACGAAGACAATGACGAGGTGGACATCGAAGTCCACAACCCGAGAAACACGGAGGCCGTCACCCTCAACttcagaggagagaaactggCAAAGGTAGGTCTGAAGCTACAAAATACCGAAACTGTCAGATCAGTTTTATCGCTCTGCTGTCTCTCGGCTGTGGGGTGGCATTaactcccagcatgctctgctGCAGGTCATGGGCTCGCTgactgacaggaagtgtgttcAGGGTCAGAGGGTCTCTGGGATCCTCATCAAGCGAAACTTCAGCTATCACATCGTGACGCCCTCCGACCTCTCCAGTGAGTaactgtgtgcgtgcgtgcgtgcgtgcgtgcgtgcgtgcgtgcgtgcgtgcgtgcgtgcgtgcgtgcgtgtgtgtgtgagtgagtgaccGTGTTTTACATAAACTGTTACTTTCAGTAAGCATATAAATGCTAaatcagcagaaacagaagagcattattaGGACTTTAATGAACCGATGAACTGATCATATTTAACCAGTGTGGAAGTGTGTTCTTGCTTGTTTTGCTGCGtccctgaacacatcccagtgtgttgtgttcaggtgctgTGGTTTTCCTcatggttttgtgttttctcgCTCTCTTTGTTCAGACTACACAGATCTGTCTATGGGCACAGTGACACAGTCTCAGGCCATCCCGTACACAGGACCCATCTCTCTGCTGGTCAGCCAGCTGCGCAACCTCGCAGGTGGGTCAGCGGCTCATGATGCCGCACCTCACCTGgacaccccacacacacacacacacacacacacacacacacacacacacacacacacacctcactgttTATTCTAAGTCTCTGTGTTGTGGAAGAACATTTTCAACTGTAAGAAACCTTCTCATAACCAGTAGGACCTAAACTCCAAAATGATCAGATAAAAGATTGttcctgttttcatgtttagtttctctcttcctgtgtttacttcctgtttcaaTTTCAAgtaatatacatacatacattaataTGGCAActatttactcaagtacttaaGAGCAATTTAAAGAAGTGGACTTTACCTGAGTATTTATATTGTTTCTTTATTCCTTTAATACATTGGAGTAGATTTGATATTTAAATATACAGTGGaaaattttgtactttttacttcacatATTAAAGCTACCAGTTATTTTGGAGGTGTAAAAAAACATGAGTAGCCCAAAGACTCTCGGTTTTAAACCTTACAGGATGTGAAAGTGTCTCCTGTGAATCAGacctttataaataaagttcatctcctgcctgtttGTAGTGTGTAAtctgctgtgtgcttgtgtgttttcaggagatgtggagcaggtggagggagcGTCCAAGATCACCATCAGGATCTTTAAGAGCATCACTCTGGTTCATGAGGCCGGCATGGTGCTGCTGGAGGTCAGAGTGTCTGAAAGGATCTTTGTCACTGTGATATCTGTAGTAACAAGAGTGAGAGTGTGCAGCCGTGCTAACACAATGCTAACAGggacagtgctaacatgcttatGTTAAGCAGGTATAAACATCAGGCTTAAGCTGAAATGAGATTTATTTGTCCGCCTGCAGTGGATTGCCAACCCGCTCAACGACATGTACGCTGATGTTGTCACTACGGTGGTCCTGGAGGTCCAGTCCAACCCCAACGCGCAGAAATGTCAGTAAACAAAATATGAGACTTTTGAAAGCCTGAAAACTAGAAACAACTCTTTAACGTTtgatgtttgtttcagtttttgaAGGGAAGAAAGAAACGTTCGACGCGGAGGTGTTCGTCGAGAGACTGGGGCTCATGCTGCAGTAAGTGCAGTTCACACGCCTGGGCCGCCATTTCTGCTATCATTAACATGCTTTTGCTTACATACAGGATATTTATTGAAGAAGTGATGGCAAAGCAATGAAAGCTTAACAGGGAAGTGTacagatttcaaaataagagcttgTCAAACTGGTGATTGTACAGtatgaggagatgaggaggtgcTGAGTTCTCAgtgtgagacagaaacaaacaaacagcagacccTTTAACCTTTAAtgttgtctgctgtgtgtgttgtagcgACATGTTTGGAGATGACTGCGTTAACTTTAAAGACGGAAAAAACTTAAGTGTGACCGTGGACGGAGTCACTGCGTCAATCGACCCAGAAACCAGAGTAAGTACAACATCTGAGCTGAGTgatgcttcctgtttgtgtcttctGTCTCTTAATTTGTCTGTTGGTGTAACTACAAACCAAACATACATGCTTCACCTGtgtgctgacctctgacctctgctgtcCCCCAGTCGGTGACGTGTCCAGAGGACGAGTCTCTGAGGGAGATGGTGGAGGTCGCCGTCCATCGGCTCTACGACGCCCTCAGCCCCACCTGTGATGTCACCAGCAGGGCGCTTGTCATCAGTGATGTGGACAGTTCAGACATGAAAGATCCTTCTGTTTGCGTTCCTTAACAAAGATAAACTCTTTGTTTCAAACCTGATTCCAAAGGAATCACTTTTCGGGAGACGGACCAACGATCCTCAGCTGATTGTTTTTTGTACTGATTTATATGTAAGACGAGCGCCGCGGCAAAACTTAGTCCAtcatgagaaaaataaacatttgtctCGTGAAAGTTTTAGAGGAGTCTGTTCTGTCTGAGATTAATCTGATCTGAGGCTCGACGTCTTCcctcagctgtgatgtttgaaaacaaattcagattttaGACAAAGATCAACACTAActtgtgattattttcattatctgccAGTTAAGCATCAAAGTTTTATTATTCATAAAAACTTTAAATCTGAAATCATTAGAGTGACTGAGCTCAGTCAGCAGATCTCTCTTCATGATGAAAACTCGTTATCTTTCTTTAGTTCCACTCTGACGACACCAGATGAAACCTCTCACAGGACGTTCTTACCAATTATTCAACAATAGATTTATTTCTCATCAGCGTTCACAAACAGAGCTTGATCTCATGGATACAGTCAGTAAAACACCTCACTTTGaaacagcagactgactgacaggtaaACACGGcgacatgaaaaacatgaaacaaacacattgaaCTGAGACCTGAAACTGATTAACACTCAACAAGACAGAATATGGCACATCtgcatataacacacacacacataaacatcagTACACAGAAGTGCACACACTCAACACATATCTTTAATACACGATATAAAAAATACTGACTGTAGTGCATTTGAataccacagaggaagaagaaggcaCATACAATTCTGActgttattaaaaaataaaaaggttttgACAACAGTTTGGCTTTCAGATGCAAAAATAAACTGACGCTTAATAAAAACAGTGGTACCAAAGTGTTCTCCCAGTGAAACAAGCGGATTTGAATCAACAAAAACGGCTGTAAAAACCTCAGTTAACTCACTGAGGTTTGGTTGAAAGCCCCTTTTGTGTCAGATTTAAACATTTGACTGGCGTTTATACCGAAGCGGTAGAGTGGTATtcatcataacaaaaataaacaagtcAACACTTGTCTGAAAACAGTAAATCATTTTACTACAAACATACTCAGAAAAATATGGAAGCCCAAATCagccagaaaaagaaacaaacggATTAAATGTTAAGACTCCTCGCAGCCAGTGATGGAAAATAACTAAGTGCATATACTCAAGTGCAGTTTTCTTATATttgcttgagtatttccattaaATGTTACTTTATATATCTACCCTAATACatttcagggggaaaaaaattgtacttttttaCCGTAATTACTGAACAATTATGATTTTTCATACAAAATATGACCAGCTGTGAAATTCTACTGCAATGGGCTGTTTTGCAGTACTTTTCATAGTTAGAGCAAATTTTGCTGAAAATACTTCTTTTGTTTAACTTAAGTAGAATTTGGTATATatacaccaaaaaaaaaaagaaaaaaaaagcccattGTAATATCCTAAAGCCGAAGGTTACCTCATCAAATGTCTCATCAAAAACCCAAAAATACTGAATTCACTTCAATGTAAAACCAAGAAAACCAACGAATTCTCACGTGAAAATCTGGAACCATcaaatgtttggctttttaaaaatgtatttatttttgctggaaaaatgacttaaatgattagTCAGTTAACAAACCTGTTGCTGATTagttttgtaataataatgtaatataattaAATGACTGGACATGGCAGAAATGGACTTCCATAGACGAcgctttaaacacacattttatacaCAAACCGGGTTCAGGAGAAATATACCAGAGTAATATACCACCAGGCGAGATATGAATATTTTTTTGCAgcacaaatgtgtattttacaTACAGAGTCTTGAGTAACTCACTAGGTTTTGAGCAAGGCACAAACACTGTCAGGGTTTGGGGGTCAATTCCCAGTTAGACCCTTTGAATTCAAATGATTGATGCTGAGTCTTAAAATGGAAACTGTCTGAGGAGTGAGGAAGACTTGGAAGGTAGGTAAATATCCTCCTCTTTAAGTCCATCCACTGCTCAGCTCAGGTGTGCAGTTACATACCAGTTTTTAATAACGACCTTTTTAAAGCCAAAAAGTAAATAATTACTTACTCCTGTAATCGACCAAGATGATCTCCCAACGTGCTTCATGTCCTCCCAAAGTATTGTAATCTTTTCACGAGCAGAAGATGTGAGGAATGACGGTTTGTGCTTTTCAAACCAAACTCCCTCCAGATTGTTGAGATTTTAAAAACTCAGATAATGATCCGTCGTCTGATTCGTGACATTAACTATTAACATGAACAAGCTCaatctttggcatttctgtgCTGTTCATTATGTTCTGACATTGACTTTTTGGTACCGACTGTCGCTCATCTGTGTGatgagctgtttgactgagtgtTACAAATGCAAACGTGTCATTTACAGCAGCGTTGATCTAAATCAGCTGTGCTTTCAGTTTCTGTGGATTTTCCCAAAGTTAAGCCGAGTTCAGGGTCAGAGCATCGAGTCAGCTTGACGTAAAACAGCTGGTATTAATGAATCTACATATTAGAAAAATAACTGAACGTATTCTTTATTCTACGGAGGGTCAAGGCTCTCAAAATGTTGGGTCCGTGTTAGAAAAAATAAAGTCGTCaatcaaaaaatatatatatcatttttGCATATGTAAGATTATCTGTCGTCACATCGGTCACAGTGAGCAGATAACTGACCTCTGATCTGTTCTCAACAACCTGAAATCTGAGCAGTAGCTCCACCTGCCTGGAGTCTGCAGGTGTGGACGGGTGTGGACAGGCGTGTCCTCTCAGCACTGCGTCTCCTTGGTGTCGATCTGAtgttgtctctgcagtctgaacagCATCGCCTTCTCGCTGCGACTCGTCACGCTTTTCCCCGTCAGGTCCTCGAAGGAGCGCTGAGTCGCCCCCGCCGGCCGCCCGAACGCCTCCTCCAGGGCCTCCTCGTCCAGGTGCGAGTCGATGCTGGGGTCCTCCTGGATGGTGGCCATGCGGGGGCTGTCCAGAGGGGGGTGACCCGGACCGGGGGCCGGATCGGGATCGGGACCGGGGGCCGGATCGGGATCGGGGCCGGCGCCAGAGACGGAGACCGGAGGGGTGCTTGTCTGCTGGGGGCCGGACGGCTGGAAACGCAGCCCAGCGGGGTTGGAGGTGGTGGGGAAGGTTGGAGGTTTGAAGATCCGAACAGAGGCGGACTCCAGGCTGCTCAGGAGCTCGGCATTCTGGGAAAAATAGCAGTCACAGTCAGTATGATCCACAACTAAAAAAGCAGACTGCTGGTTTTTATGTCAGGAATCTGAGAGACTTCAAACTTTCTGCTGATTCATTTCCTGATTATAATGTCGTTTGTAGTAGAATTATGTACTCACACTGGGGAAGAACAGAGACTTGGTGGTCTGCTCATATTGTTGATCCAGCTTCTTGTCCTGAAAGTacaaagagatgaagaaaaatcaCACTCAAAGCAGAACCTCTGCTGACTGGCACGTGAGCAATAATAACACAGAGACCCACCACACAGTGGACCAGGATGCTGAAGGGGACccagaacagcagagagaacgCCACCACTGAACCCACGATGTTATCAGCCAGGAACTTCCCAAACGTGTTGATGTCCAGTTTATCGATGAAGTCCCACAGACGCTCGATCACGTCCTGGACCTGCTTCATACACTTCCCCTGCGGAGACAACACGCGTCCAAACACCGAGCGTTCAGCTTTACGTCTGAGAGCGGCAGAAACAAAGCGTGGATGAAACGTACCGCTCCGTCGCAGAAGCCCACCGTGCAGGGTTTGCCTTTACGCAGGAACAGGAAGCTGCCTGTTTTGTTCTGGTAGGGGGCGCAGACGCCGCTGCTGCTCCGACAGCAGACTTTACACGACGAGTTGGTCTCTACAAAGACGAAAGACACACAGTCCATGTTCCTCTGTTCTCTTTACTTCCCCCATCTGATTCTGATAGAGTTCATTTGTTCGGTTCAACAGCTGCTGTTGAATTAATGTCAAATCtatttcttctctgctgtccacATGAATGTAAATCAACAGTTTGGATCAgtccaagaaaaaaaattggttttcattcattaaataAGTTTGGTTTTACGATGTTTTTCTGCAAACTTCTGCCTGAAAGGTGGCGTTTTATCTCTTGAGCGAGAGCCAAAGGACGGGACACTAAGTCAGCTGTATTAACAGTTATTGTTTGGGGTaaatatttgttgttgtgtggtctgtgcttgtgtgtgcagcagctcagtgctTCAGTGTTGTCTATAATACACTGAATAAGAAATGTTCACACAACTGAAGAATGTTTCTAAAGGAAAACTGTGTTCATGTGATTCACCTGACGCGCATCACTTGACATTCAGTCTGTATAAACAAGTGACTGTTTCTAAGTGTgcggctgcatgtgtgtgtgtgtgtgtgagttgtgtctgaaacaaacaaagagtCGTAGTTTCAGAGAATTTAAAGCATCTTACCGTTGCAGGCGCAGGGCTGCAGCTTTAAGACGGCCTGACAGAAAGGAACACACTCCCCGTTCACACACTCTCCGCTGTCCAGACACACGGTTTTATTGGGAGCGTTTTCTGGAGGAGGACACTcgctgctgtttcctgtcaacACCATCACAGCGGGTCAGTCTGTCGTCCCTCCGAGCCTCTAGACGACGTGTAATAATGACAAACCTTTGACCTTTGCGCTGACCTGTGCAGTATGAGTGTCCTTTACAGGTGGCGTCGATGGGCTCCTGGCAGACTTCACCTTCAGACTCGAACATGCAGTTTTTACAGCA
This window encodes:
- the LOC139347976 gene encoding cleavage and polyadenylation specificity factor subunit 3-like, coding for MAAKRKSDVTVPAEESDQLLIRPLGAGQEVGRSCIILEFKGRKIMLDCGIHPGLEGMDALPYIDLIDPAEIDLLLISHFHLDHCGALPWFLQKTSFKGRTFMTHATKAIYRWLLSDYVKVSNISADDMLYTETDLEESMEKIETINFHEVKEVAGIKFWCYHAGHVLGAAMFMIEIAGVKLLYTGDFSRQEDRHLMAAEIPSVKPDILITESTYGTHIHEKREEREARFCNTVHDIVNREGRCLIPVFALGRAQELLLILDEYWQNHPELHDIPIYYASSLARKCMAVYQTYINAMNDKIRKAISINNPFVFKHISNLKSMDHFDDIGPSVVMASPGMMQSGLSRELFESWCTDKRNGVIIAGYCVEGTLAKHIMTEPDEITTMSGQKLALKMSVDYISFSAHTDYQQTSEFIRALKPPHVILVHGEQNEMARLKAALIREYEDNDEVDIEVHNPRNTEAVTLNFRGEKLAKVMGSLTDRKCVQGQRVSGILIKRNFSYHIVTPSDLSNYTDLSMGTVTQSQAIPYTGPISLLVSQLRNLAGDVEQVEGASKITIRIFKSITLVHEAGMVLLEWIANPLNDMYADVVTTVVLEVQSNPNAQKFFEGKKETFDAEVFVERLGLMLHDMFGDDCVNFKDGKNLSVTVDGVTASIDPETRSVTCPEDESLREMVEVAVHRLYDALSPTCDVTSRALVISDVDSSDMKDPSVCVP